ctctgtcgtcttaggtgccccgtttgagctcgctacacgtttacatcgtgtagtgcctcagtttaaagcaccataagaatactcgggcatatttcttttcgcactcactgatggttgcaagtacactcaacgtatacactctccccgcacaacatacgcaaaatgccgagtcgcttttacattgccgcacctgcgttccgatgcttaacctgtctcaatttcctagTCTCGTCAAGCAATCTGCCGTGGTGCTTGACCGAACGGCCACGTTtgcgatgagctccgctggaaacagcgcatcggccctCGGCCGAGGATCACACCCGCCTTCAACTACtgattccggtaattataaagtcgttctCCTTCGTGTATACCGACTGGCAATACCCCTGCATGCTGGcctggcagggcggccgtatcgggccccggactttcgcgatgcactcctttcagtgctaaatgcaacTGATATCCTTggcgctggacaataccagatgagccatttgtggttAGTCACATGTGTCAAcagcatcgcgaaacagaaacttgtcgacaaaggcgagttgCTGGTGAAGGGCCTCAAGTGCCTTGTGATAGACCCGGAATGCAAGaatatcaagatgaagcttctttggcttcccccacacctcgaacagagacggattgttgaagcgctagagccatatggcacagtgcagtccatcacgagagaaatgtggcggtgtgacggcatggagggctggcaaatgactaatcgagacgtggcgttcacattgaaagatggGGTTTCTGCCAGTAATCTGCCACATCTATTGAGCATATACGGCCACCAGTGTCTCATCTTGGTTcctggccgaccaccactttgcctccggtgcaacagagttgggcatatccggcgacaGTGTAGAACACCgcgctgcagtaactgtcaccgctacggtcaccctgcagatgcatgcgtcGGAACCTACGCCGACAAGCTTCGTGGAAATAGACCATCTGAAGATGACACCATCACCGATCATCTAATGGATGTGAGCgaagttgtggatgcaactggCGAAACACTCCCTGAGACTCGTGGACAAGAACAGATTAAGCCGTCATCGGCTGAAATTAGCCTcagccagaagcctgcgagcgaggatgagactaaggcgcctgacgacgaaccaactgtgtcatgggcagaatcgccaccagttcaagatcgcccaccgTCAGTGGAATCTGGATCTACGTGCGAGGCAGCtaagaagcgtccagcgccatctGACAATCCATCGCCCTCGGGAAAGGAGGCTCGCGTTCCCAAAGTGTCAAAGTTGACAGAACCGCTCCGGGGGAAACCCTACTCCTGCAGATGTAccttgtgttaacgtgcaccaaaaggtCCATAGCGCATCACCTCATCaagaagggagtggtgcacctctggagcagcgtttaaatgctgcacctacataggtaatcatggcgggcgctcttcccttccattttggcactttaaatgtccgtggcttacgaagtaagcgacggcaagtacagcttcttcatttgttacgcagtagaaaattagatattgctgctattcaagaaacaaagattgaatccgacgaaaacacagaagtagctctatctccCTTCCTGtctgactataatgtttgtgtcagtcatgcagtaggcgtttccgcaggctgtatgttatttgttagaaaacatttaccatgtgatttgctacatttgtttacagatggggaagggcgcctaatctgTTGCGATATGGATATCAGTGGCACGAGCTTcagatttgtgtgtgtttatgccccgaacaagttacgtgatcgcgagtgtttcttcttatccctagaacatcatttctgtactgatcgtgcattggtcgTCTTCGGagacttcaattgtgtatgtaacgcgcaagatcgtacgtcactgaagctgagacgcgatccaagtagtgatgctttgcaacgcctgatatgtgattatcagcttgtggacattggggaaaatgaaaaggcgggatGCCGATATGCACACTTCCagggtacctcgcatgcaagACTTGACCgaatttacgtttcacttagcgcACTACCTCTTATTTATGGTTACACTGTTCACCCTATATTCTTCAGTGACCACTGCCTAGTGTCAGCATCGTTTGGCAGCCGTCGTtaccaaagtcggcgtatgtgctgggagctgtggaagtttaataaccagttactttcgcgagagtgtttcttaaatcgtgttactgagcttatagctcatgtctcatgccgcaaggacttgccactctttgctttgtgggaattattcaaacaggaagctaaaatgatagctatcgaagagtcaatattggcctttgaaaaaaagaCTAATTACAAAGCATTGCATAGACTATTGTgtgaattgcatgagcttgaatgcctacatccaggtcaatatattgatgatattcataaggtcaaggCGCAGTTACAAgctttgaacgcagaaaaatacagaggtgcgcTTGTGCgtgcgcgagagcagcgtttcctggaagaacagccttgcagtagggcccttggtgatgagcgccggcacgcgctgtctaaacaaatactggagatagagtatggtggaatcattgttaatgAGCCTACTATAATAACTAAAGCGTTTTTTGAACATTATGAAAAACTATTTCGAGACCAtaagccattggatacagatgctgccaaaaaaattttatcgttgctgccccagttaaatcaggatgattacgattatacaaatgaaaacattgatatTAATGAGGTAACtgcatgcatcgattcgttagcgaagggcaagacgcccggcccggatggccttactgccgaattttatcagtgttttcgttccctcttatcgccattaCTACTTAAGGTGTACCGAGAGGCCTTGGAAGCAGGGTActtaaccgccacaatgtacgaaggacacaccgtttttatagccaaaagcgatgatgagactaaattgcaaaaagtggacggatatcggcctatctccttatgcaatgtggattataaaatttttgctaaggtattagctaaccgtttgcaagttgtaataagatctgtggtcggtgatcatcaaacatgtggcatcaggggccggtccattcagacgaacattcatgttgcgagatcggtgctagagtgcgtagctgaggggattggacaggtggcaatggtacagctagatctggctaaggcgttcgacagggtgaatcacgcattcctgtttactgtactagagcaCATAAATATCGGATCTCTGCTCCTTAGAGGTATCAGGACATGTTATGCTAATGGATCAACCAGATTAATAGTGAATAGCTCTCTCTCCGATCCAATTAGACTtttatcatcagtacgacaaggatgccctttgtcaccgcttctgttctgtttgtatttagagccactttgtatgagcattcttaaagaacaaaatttccaggggtttaaattactgactaatgaggttcgggttcttgcgtatgcagacgacgtggcctttttttgtaccgataaaaagagtgttgagactgctcttgcaattacagaagaattttgtgcgGCGTCTGGTGCAAACGTTAATTTTGacaaaagttcaggtttttggtttggattatgggccacagtgccatcacattacgcaggcattcaatggaaagaGGATCttcgttatttaggtgtgcctctctcacagtatagaaatagcaacgctcattggtcgggagaagttggcaaaattcaacgtaaagtgaactcatggcgagggcggaatttgtcaatgttcatTCGTGCTGAGGTGTGCAACgtgttcttagcttcccgtctgatgtatgtgctgcaa
This Dermacentor albipictus isolate Rhodes 1998 colony chromosome 1, USDA_Dalb.pri_finalv2, whole genome shotgun sequence DNA region includes the following protein-coding sequences:
- the LOC135920882 gene encoding uncharacterized protein — protein: MSHLWLVTCVNSIAKQKLVDKGELLVKGLKCLVIDPECKNIKMKLLWLPPHLEQRRIVEALEPYGTVQSITREMWRCDGMEGWQMTNRDVAFTLKDGVSASNLPHLLSIYGHQCLILVPGRPPLCLRCNRVGHIRRQCRTPRCSNCHRYGHPADACVGTYADKLRGNRPSEDDTITDHLMDVSEVVDATGETLPETRGQEQIKPSSAEISLSQKPASEDETKAPDDEPTVSWAESPPVQDRPPSVESGSTCEAAKKRPAPSDNPSPSGKEARVPKVSKLTEPLRGKPYSCRCTLC